DNA from Agathobaculum sp. NTUH-O15-33:
TTATTGTATTATTCATATAGAACAAACAGACAAAAGGAGAGAAACATGGAGCTTACACAAAAGAAGGGAATCAATGCGTTTCAGCTAAAGCTGCTTGCGCTCATCATCATGACGATCGACCATATTCATTATTTTGGTTCCTCGCTATGGAATGTGCCCGAAATATTAACGCTGATCGGACGGATCGCGGCCCCCATATTCGTATTTATGCTGGCAAACGGTTTTGGCTACACGCACAGCAGGGGTAAATACCTGCTGCGCCTATATATTGGCGCTACGTTAATGCAGCTCGGCAATATCGTGATGAATCGGCTGTTCCCGCTGCAAAACAATGTGATCGTGATGAACGGCATTTTTTCGACCATGGCGTTGATCGTTTTTTACCTCATTTGTATCGAGGGCCTGCGCGGCGCGGCGCGTATGCGTCAATATGGCCGAATGGCGCTGTGTATTCTGGGGATTCTGGCGCCTATCGCGCTCAGCTTCGCACTGCTGCCGCTGCTCAGCGCGGCGCCGCTCGCGGCCAACGCGCTGATGATCTTTGTACCTTTGCCGCTGATTTGCGAGGGCGGCCCGCTATTCGTCGTGCTCGGTATCGGCTTCTATTATTGCCGTAAGAGTAAGCTGGCTACGGGGGTATTCTACACACTGTATTGTATCATTACGCTGCTTTTAATCGGATTAACGCCCGAGAACATCCAATATATTTTCTTTATGTGGCTGTCGCTGCCGTTTATCTTACTCTACAACGGCGAAAAGGGAAGAAGCATGAAGTACCTATTCTACATCTACTATCCCGCGCACGTGTATATTTTGGCGATTGCCGCGTCCCTGCTGGGCAGCGCATTAGCATAACAAAAGGGACGGCTGCAAAGCCGTCCCTTTTTGTTATGCGTGCTGTTTGCTTCGCGCGGCGGTGAGCCGGCGCATGGGCGCGAGTACCGCGCAGGAAAGGGCGGCGGAGCGCCCAAGATCGCAAAGGATAAGCGGCACCGCGAAAAAAACTTCACCATGGCGCGCAAAGTCGCCCACGGCGGCAAGTCCGGCCGCTGTAAAATTGGGGTAGGGCAGCAGGGCCGCCGTGTGCGCGCCCAGAAGCAGCGCCGTGCGCAGGCAGAGCAGCGCCAGCAGCGCGCCGCCCGCGGACATGCCGCGCGCCGCCGCGCCGGAAAGCCCCTCCGGCAGCGTGAGCGCCAGCACGAGGGCGGCGGGAAGCAAGGCGTTCAAAATCTCGCCGGTCTGTCCCCATAGGCCCCATTGCGGCGCTTCCAGATAGGTGACGCGCAGATCGGCCACTGTCAGCACGCCCGAAAGCGCGCACACCGTCATGGCTACCGCCGCGATGGGCAGCGCCCACATGGCGGTACGGATCTGCCCGACACGGGCGATCAGCAGCGCGCTTACCGTAAGCGCAAAAATCAATCCCCACAGCGACCGCCCGACAAACAACGTCTTTTGCAGAAACACCGCCATGCGCGAGAGCGAGCGGCAAAGCGGCCACAGCGCGAAAACGGCCAGCGCCCATTGGGGAACGCGGTACTGCCGCGTGAACGGCGCGAGCTTTGCCGCGCCCGCGACGATCAGCGCGGTGATCAAGCTGGCAATCGCGGCCGCATAAGCCGTTTGCGTCGATACCCCGCAGTAAAGGAGCTCCGCCAGTGGCAGCAGCGCGAATAACGCCGCGCCCCAGCGGGGAAAAAGCCGCTCACGCATGGAACCCGTCCTCCATTTCTCCATCTAAATAGCAGGAAAGCTTTTCGTTAGCGAATACCGCGACGCCCGCGGGCGAGATCTGGTCGAATTCATCGACATGCAGCGCGGGCAGAATGGCCGTGCCGTTCGCATGCAGCACCTCGGTCACGCGGTAAAGCGGCATATCGGGCAGCGTGCCCTGCTCGGCGGCAAGGTCCAGCAGATCGGCAAGCGCGAATACCTCGCTGTCCTGCTGCATCAGAGCGGCGGCTTCACCGTCCCGTACCACGGCGGCGCGCAGCGAAAGCCGTACGTCGCTGAGCTGGCATAAATAGTCCGCCAGCGTTAGAATGCCTTCGTTGGCGACCGCTTCGTCGATCAGCAGCACCTGCGCGTGGTTCAAATACAGCTCGTTGCCCAGTACGCGTTCAATGTTTTGCAGCAATTCGGGCATGTCGCGCCCGGTGGCGGAGAGATAGGCGGGCGCGGCCGCGTCGTCCAAGCTGTCCTGCCGCACGACTTCGGCAGTCAGTCGGTAGCCGTCCTCCAGCCGGTCGAGCGCAAGGCTCGATACCGGCGAGACCTCGCGCGCGCAGCCGCAAAGCACAGTGAGCGCGGCGAACAGCGCCATCAGTGATCGTTTTTTCAATGCCTGTCCTCCTTTTTTACGGGGAAGCGGTCGTGCCGCATGAAAAACCAGGGTGCGCGCACATACGCGTCCTCGTGCTCGATGGAAACGCGCGGCACCAGATTGAGCAGATAGGGTACCGAACAGGAGCGCATGCCGCACAGCATGGCCAGTATGATCGCGAGCGCGATGCCGACGCCGTACAGCCCATAAGCCGCCCCGGCGGCCAGCAAGCCGAAGCGAAGGTATAGCGCGGCGGTTTGCAGCTTGGGCACCATCAGCCCCGTTACGCCCGCGATCGCAACGACGATGACGGTGGGCGCTGCGGCAAAGCGGGCGGATACCGCCGCCTGTCCCAAAACAAGGCCGCCGACGATGCTCATCGTCTGTCCCATGGGGCCGGGCGTTCGCGCGCCCGCTTCCTTGAGCGCCTCTAAAACAAGCAAAAGCAAAAACGTTTCCCAACCGGCTGGCAGGGGCACGCCGCGCTGCGCCGCCGATACCGCAAACAGCAGCCGGGCGGGGATCAGCTCGCGGTGGTACAGCATGAGCGCCGTATAAATGGCGGGCACGCATACGGAAAACAGAAAACCGATAAGCCGCAATAGGCGCGACAGGTTAGCCTGCAAAAAGCTGATATAGTAATCGTCGTTCGATTGGAAGCACTCTTGTAGCAGATAGGGTGCGGTCAGTACGACCGGGCTGCCGTCCACCACGATCGCGCAGCGTCCTTCTACCAAACGGGCGGCAACAACATCGGGCCGCTCGGTGGTGCCGAGGGTGGGGAAGGGCGACCAGCGGTGGTCGCGGATGCGTTCGGCCAGATAGTTGGAATCCAGCACGCTGTCCGGGTCAAGCGATTCTAAGCGCTTTTTCAGGTTTTGCACCAGCTTGTCCTCGCACACCCCGGCGAGGTAAGCGAGGCATACCACTGTATTGGTGCGTGTGCCGATACGCAAAAAGGTGAATTTGAGCCGCCTGTCGTTCAGGCGGCGGCGGATCAACGACAGATTGGGCATAAAGCACTCGGTAAAGCCCTCGCGTGGGCCGGAAAGCACGCGCTCGTTCGTGGGCTCCTGCGTCGAGCGCATGGTGAAGCCCTTGGTGTTGACGACGACCGGGCGGCTTTCCCCCTCGGTGAAAACCACCGTGTCGCCATATAGAAAGGAAGCGAACAGCTTGTCGGAATCGATCTCCACGCGGCTGTCGTTCACCTGCAAAATGGTCTGCGCCAACTCCTCCGACGAAACGCGCTTGCGGTCGGAGCAGACGATGGGCCGGATGATGCTTTGGTTGATGGCAATGGCGTTTACCATGCCGTCGAAAAAGAACACGGCGCAGGAAAGCCCCTTGGGGCTTTGCGCGCGCCGGGTGACAAGCGTGTTGTCCCCCTGAAAAATATCCTGCATCAGGCGGATGTTTTGCTCCAAATCGGTGGAGAATGTAATTTTATCCATGGCTGCACCCCTCATTTCAGAGACTTGCTCCCGGATAGCATGGCGCAAATGAGGGGTTTTATGCACCGTTTAGGTCATCTGCCAGAACCTCGCCGAACAAACGGATCGAAGCGAGCGCCTCTGTGAGCGTGTTGCCGGATGAGCCGACCTCAACCAGCATGGAACCCGCGCGGGCGTGTTGGTTGAAGCGCTGCGTGCGCAGGTTGACCGGTCGCATCAATCCGGGGTGCTGCTGGTTCAACTCGTATTGCAGGCCCGAGACATAGCGCAGGTTATCCCGCCAGTTGTCATGCGTCAGTCCGCCGTCGTTCGTGCCGACGACGAACATCAGCTGCGCCATTTCTTTGCCGTCAATCGTGCAGGAGGTTTTGTAGGCGCGGTTATCGTCCGTCAGGATAGAATCGCGGTGTACGTCGATCACGACCTTGATCGAGGGATGCGCTTCGATCTCGGCGTTGATCTCTTCGAGCGCGCGGTCGTAAGAGCCGGAATAGGCCGGCGTGTCGAACATTTCGCGGCAATGCAGCGTTTTAATGCCGTTCTTTTCGAGCACGCCGGCTAATTCGTCGCCCACGCGCACCACGTTGTAGCGGATATCCGTCGTGCGTTCAAACTCGGTGGGCGTGTAGGGGAAGGCGGCGTCCGGCGCGTAGCTTTCGCTGCCGTGCGTATGTACGATCAGCACCTGCGGTTCGCCGTTTGCTTCCGCGCGGATCGGGTAGGGATCGGCAAGGCAGGCGGCGGCGTCCACGGAATAAGAGGTTTCGTTATTGATGGTAATGGTCGCCGCTTTATCGGCGGCAGAAAGAACGGGCGCGTCGTTTGGCTCGGCCTGTGGGATATAAACGCTTTCGGACAGCGGGGTGTCCGCCTGCTCATCCCGCGCGGCGGAGGGCGCGCGGGGGGCGAATACCTCATCCGACGTAGCGGATAGGCCGAGCTCAAACGACACGGCGTGCGCGACAAAACCGCTGTTTTTTGCCAGATCGGTCAGGATCGCGCGCACCGTGCTTTCGCCGCCCGCGCGGGAGAAGAGCAGCAGCGAGGCGGCCAGACACAGCGTGACCGACGCCGGCAGCGCCACTGTGCGCCGCCGGCGGTATTTTTTTCTGTGCCGAACCATGTCCACCGCCTCCTTGTCTTTGTCTCTATCATACGCCCTTTGCCGCGCGAGTATGACAGAAAAGGGACGAATGGAATAGTAAGGAATTAGAAGTTAGGAATTAGGAGCTTTTTGAATTTGAATTAGTAATTAGTAATGATCGTTCCGCGTGTAGCGCGGTAATTTAAAATATCGGCCGTTGGCCGATTTCCTACAACTCCTACTTCCTAACTCCTAACTACTATCTTTCCTAAAAAGCCGATGGCTTTTTAGGAAAGATAGAGGTCGATATCGGTCACACTCAGGTGGGGGTGCAGCGCCATATTGATTGAATAGCCGATCATACGGGCAATATCGGCGACCTCGCGGTCGATGTCGCGCGTGGTGATCATGACCGGACTGGACAGGTCGTCCAGCGCTTCGCAGCTCGCGCCGTTCATCTGCGCGCCGATCTCGTGCGCAAGCGTCGCGCCGTCCACCACAGTGGGCACGCCTACCGCGATGACCGGTACGCCGAGCGTTTCCTTATTAAAGGCGGCGCGTGCATTGCCGACGCCCGCGCCCGGTGTGATGCCGGTGTCCGCGATCTGCACCGTACGCATCAGGCGCGATAGGCGGCCCGCCGCGAGTGCGTCCACCGCAATGACGGCGCCCGGGGCTATGCGGTCCATCACGCCTTGCACGACTTCGCCGGTCTCGATGCCGGTCTGACCTAAAACGCCGGGCGCTAAAGCGGATACCGCCCGCCAAGAAGAAAAAATATCCGGTTCATGCTCGACCAAATGCCGCGTGGCGATCACATGATCCGCGGCCTGCGGGCCGATCGCGTCCGGCGTGATCATCCGGTTGCCCAGACCGGTCACCAGAATAGGGGCGGATTTTGCCGTTTCCGGCAAAAGTTCGGATAAAAGCGTGCTGAGCGCGCGGCAGGCGCGCGGGAAAGCGTCCTCCTCGCGGCGCATCAGCGCCGTCAATTCCAGCGTTAGATAGCGGCCGCGCGGTTTGCCCAGCTCGCGCGCCGCCTCCTCGCCGAGGATATCCACCTCGCGCACGGAAAAGCCCTCCAGTGTGCGTTCAGTCTGTTCCACCTGCCGCAGCTCGGCGGCTTTATCACTGTTTTCAATCGCTTCAACCGCCAAATCGGTGCGAAAAGCCATGGTAACCACTCCTTTTCAGCTATTGTGCGGCAGGGAATAAATCTTATGCGAAAGAAATGAAAAAAAACCTTGCATTTTACAGAATCAAATGCTAAAATAGAACTACTGACGAATTGATAACGAAGGAGGTGTTTTCGGAATGCCCAACATCAAATCTGCGAAGAAGCGCGTCAAGGTCAACGGCGCCAAGAACCTGAACAACCAGATGGCGAAGAGCGCGCTCAAGACTGTGCTGAAGAAGTTCGACGGCGCTGTCGCCGCCGGCGACAAGGTGGAAGCGACTGCTCAGTATAAGACCGCTGTCAAGGCGGTTGATCAGGCGGCTGCCAAGCACCTCCTGCATAAGAATAACGCTGCGAACAAGAAGAGCTCGCTGACCACCAAGCTGAACGGCATGGCGTAAGGCCTCTCTTATAGCTGCAAAGGAAGAGACACCGGACCTCAATCGAGGGCCGGTGTTTTTTTGTTCGCAAGAATATTTAGACAATTATCAAAATGATATTGACATTCTCACCAAGAAAGATTATTATACGTTTAGATAAACATCTAAACGAGGTGAGACCAATAAAGCTCTGGCCCTTTACGGTTGGCGTTGCCGCCGCCGCTGCGTTTGTGATTGCGCTGGTAGGATTGCGTTTATCGCGCTGCAGCTTTACATGCAAGGCGTGCGGCAAAACGTTTCACATTCCGTGGCGCCGCGCCCTTTGGGTACAGCACTATAACAACGAATACATATTGCGGTGCCCGCATTGCGGACATAAGGGCTGGTGCGTGGCAGTCGCACCCAGTGAGAAGGAGGGGAATTAGGTGAGCTTTCAACAAAGCTTCAAAGCGTTGTCTGATCCGATCCGCCGGCAGATCCTGCATCTGCTGCGCGCGGGGCCGATGGCGGCGGGCGATATCGCGCAGCGGTTCGACGTATCGGGCGCGACGATCTCGCACCATCTGTCCATTCTGCGGGACGCCGGACTGGTGCTTGATGAAAAGAAAGGAAAGTACATTTACTACGAACTCAACATGTCGGTCGTGGATGAAATTCTGGGCTGGCTTTCTGCGTTAAAGGGAGACGATGAATCATGAAAAAGTTCAGCAAAATGCAAATCTTAGCATGGGTGCTCGCGGTCGTTCCATTGATCATGGTGGCCGCGGTCTATGGACGCTTGCCCGATCAAGTGCCCACGCATTGGAGTTTGGACGGTACGGTCACATACGGTTCAAAGACCACGCTTTGGATGATCGCGGGGCTTACGGTCCCGTTCGCGGTGCTGTTTCCCGTGCTGCCGCGTATCGATCCACGGAAGAAAAATTATCATAAGTTTCTACCGTCTTACGACCTGTTTCAGGTGGTTATGATGCTGTTTATGATCGTGATGAGCGGCATCGTGATTGTCGAAACCATGCGCCCCGGTACGGTGCGCGTCGGCAATGTGGTGACCGGACTGGTCAGCCTGCTGCTGCTCATCTTGGGCAATATGCTGCCGAAATTCCGCCAAAACTATTTCAGCGGCTTGAAAAACCCGTGGACCTTAGCCAGTGAGAGCGTTTGGGTCAAGACCCACCGTCTGGGCGGGCGGCTGATGTTTTTGGCGGGCTTGATCGGTCTGACAACCTGCTTTTTACCCGACCGGCCGCGTTTTGCCGTATTCTTCACCGCGTTGATCGTCGCGGTGCTCATTCCCAATGTGATGAGCTACATTTGGTTCCGCCGAGAAGGGGAGAGTCAGCCGTGAAACGAATCTGCATTTATCTGGCCGTCACCTTTCCGCTGACATGGGCGCTGTGGGGGCTGGCGACCAGCGGCCCGGTCGTTACCGGTATGCCGATGGCGACGCAGCTGATGATAGGGCTCGGCATGCTGTGTCCCACGATCGGCGTATTGATCACGTGGCTGATCCTGCGCAAACGCGAACCGTTTTCCCTTCCGCTGCGGCCGAAGTTTCGCGGCAACGCGAAAAGCTACCTGCTGGCTTGGTTCGGCCCCTCACTGGCGGTGCTGGCTGGCGCCCTGCTGTATTTTCTGGTTTTTCGTAATCAGCTCGATCCATCCATGGGCTTTGTACGGGAGATGGGCGGCAGCGCGGCGGCCTTATACGCGGATGGTACGATCCGCGCATCCGTTATCCTACAAATTGCCGTGGCGGTGCTGTTAGGCCCGCTGATCAATGTGATCGCGGGCGCGGGGGAGGAGATCGGCTGGCGCGGTCTGCTGTATCCCGCGCTGCGTGAAAAGCTCTCTCCAGCCGCGGCCTGTCTGGTGGGCGGTGTGATATGGGGCCTGTGGCATGCGCCGGTCACAATGCGAGGCCATAATTATGGGCTGGATTATCCCGGCTTCCCATGGCTGGGCGTGCTTGCCATGTGCGTGTTCTGTATTGCGATGGGTACGCTGCTGCACTATCTGACCGTGAAAAGCGGCAGCATCTGGCCCGCGTCGCTCGCGCACGCCGGGTTAAACGCGCTGGCCGCCGCGCCGATGATGTTCTTGCCGTCGGCCGCTACCGGCAGCCGCCTGCTTGGGCCGAGCGCTGCCGGTCTGCTGGCCGGACTGCCGCTTCTGGCGACGGCCGTCGCGTGGATGGTCGTAGAAAACCGGAAAATGGCGAAACCAGTCCCCACCGAACAGCCAAACCCTTAAAAATTTAGTTTCCAAAGTGGTGCTCGACATTTTTAGTCAACTTATAACTTGCAAAGTGGGGAAGAGTGTGTTATAATTTTGCAGTAAGTTTGCACAGGTGGTGAACCAAACCCTACCTGTGTTGGAAACATACTGCAAGGAGAAGATTATGACAAGAACGCGGAAGCTTCTGGCCGGTGGTTTGCTGGTCACTGCCGTCGCGGTCAGCGGTCTCACCGCAGCGCTCGCGACGGAAAACGTTTCGCAAACCTATGCGTATTTGCCCGATCACTCTGTTTATTTTTATGACGTATCCGACGGCTACGCGTGGGCTCACCGCGAGGTAGACGCGCTATCGCTGGCCGGTGTGATCAAGGGCAGCGGCGACCATTTGTTTAACCCGGAATCCCCCATCACCAGAGCGGATTTTATCGTGATGCTCGATCGGGCATACGGGATGAGCACCGCGCTGGATAACGGCCTGATCGCATCCAAGGGCGCCTTTGCGGACGTACCGGCGAATGCGTATTACAGCGAAGCCATCACGGCTGCCAAGGCCTTTGGCGTTGCCAACGGCGCGGAAGGGAACAAGTTTAACCCGCAGCAAAATATGACGCGACAGGACGCTATGGTATTTTTGAAGCGGACGATCGACCGCACGCAGATCAGCCTGCCCGCGGGATCGATGTCCGGCTTTTCGGATACGGCGCAGGTTTCCGGCTATGCGCGGGAATCCGTCGGTTCGCTGGTTTCGGCGCATGTGATCAGCGGTTCGGGCGGCAAGATCAGTCCCAAGGCGCTTGTCACGCGCGCGGAAATGGCGGTCATGCTATACCGGGCGACCCATTTGACAGAGCAGGACAGCGGGACCTTTTATGAAAAACGCGGCGACGTGGTCAATGTTTGCATCGGCGCGCAGGTCTATGCCGATGTGGAGATCGAAAACTACGATCCCACCGTTTACTACGGCGAGCTGATGCGCTACTCCAAGCTGCGGCAGTCCGGCGGAACGACTTATATTACGCTGGAGGAAAACCAGCCGATCGACCGAACGGCAACTTATGCGAACGGTACGCTCACACTGAACGATCCCGCGGGCGAAGCCGGGGCGACGGTCAGCTATCCCACCGCTTCCAACTGTGTGGCGATTGATGTGACCCATTATCACAAGATCGACGCGCCGACAGGCACGGGCGGCAAGTATCGATACTGCTACCCCTCGATCGTGGATGGCGAGGTCACGGCGATCTATTACACCGAAGGATAAAACAAAAAACAGACGGCTCGGGCCGTCTGTTTAGCGTGTCGACAAAGTCGACACGCTGTCTAGGGGGCACCCGGTGCCCCCTAGATACTCGACCAGTTCCGGAGAAACCGGTCTCGATACCCCCGGATTACGCGCCCGGTGGCGCGGGTCGAGGTGTTTTTTCGAGGTACACGCCCCCGAAAAAAACGGATTTTACGTCGCTTCGCTCCATTTTCCTTTCTATGCGCGCTGCGGCGAGAGACCTTTGTCTATAGTCTGAACAGACGGCCTCGGGCCGTCTGTTTTTTTTTGTGAAAAAGATTTTGACAAACCGCTTGACTCTGACATGGTGGCAGGTCCTATACTGTATTTGAGCTCAAGAAGAACAAAACAGATATCTGTGGGAGGGAACCAAACCTATGCTGAAAATCGGCGAGTTTTCCGGCCTGTCGCGCATCAGCGTGCGCATGCTGCGCTATTATAATGAACTGGGGCTGTTGCGGCCCGATCATGTCGACGAAACGACCGGCTACCGGTATTACCGGGAGGACCAGTTGGCGCTGGCCGCGCGGATCGCGGACCTGCGGGACATGGGCTTTGGCGTGACGGCGATCGGCGAGGTGATCTTTGGCGGCGATGAAGCGCTCGAACATGCGCTGCGCCTGCGGCGCGCCGAACTGATCCGCGAGCGTCAGGAGCTTTGGGAGCAGCTGAACCGTCTGGAAATCGCCCTTCAGCGCCTTGGAAAGGACGAGAGCAGAATGAAATACGAGGTTAGTGTAAAGACCTTGCCCGAACGGTATGTGGCAAGCGTACGCGGCGTGCTGCCCGTTTACGCGGAGGAGGGCCGCCTGTGGCATACAATGATGAAGGAGTTGGGGATGGCGAACGTACGGCAGGCGCAGCCGTGTTACGGGCTTGGCATCTACCATGATTTGGAGTATCGCGATCACGATGTCGATGTGGAGATCCAGCTTGCGGTAGAAGGCAAGCATCAGGATACGGAGCACGTCAAATTTAAGACCGTGCCGCCCATCCTTATGGCTTCCGCCACATATCAGGGCAGTTACGCTAAGCTGAGCGAGGTAAACGCCTCGGTGGCGGAATGGGTGCGCGATAACGGCTATGCGTTCGCAGGGCCGAATTTCACGATCGATCACGTCAGCCCGCACGATACGCAGAACCCGGACGAGCTGGTCACCGAAGTGTGCTACCCGGTCAAAAAGAAAAGCGAATAATTTAGCGTCATGCGCGCCGCGCTTGCTGCAAAGCGAGCCCCCGGACGGAGCAGTGTTTTTCACTGGCCTGTCCGGGGGTTCGTTTTGCGCGGCAGTTTTGTAAAAATTTGCGGTCGCGTTCGTACCGATGTCGAAGAATTGGACATATAAAACTATATTTCCAATATTTATATGGTCTGTAGAGCGGCATGAAGTGTTGGTTCGACATAAAAAGCCATATATTTTTATTATACACCGTTCCGCTGCGTAACAGTCAATACCAGCAATGCTCTGTGGTTTTTTGTAGAAAACGCACAGAAATACGGTGGTTTTTTCTTAAAAAAAGGGGAGTGTGCTGTGATTATGATGTATTACATGTTACGTAATGTCAATGTTTGGAGCTATATTTTTGTGCAAAATCATCAAAATCGGATTGATTATGGTAAATCCTCATGATAAAATATTATAAAGTCATCAACGACGTAAAACGAAAAAGACGGCCGCATAATCGTGCCGCGATCGCCATGGCGGAGGGAATGATTCTGTATGGAAAATTGTTCAGCTCAAAATGAAGATGCCATTATTATTGGAGATTTATCAAAAATTTACAGTGTATCCAAAAGAACGCTGCGTCTGTATCATGATATGGGACTGCTGATCCCTTATTATGTAGATGAAAAAACCGGCTACCGCTATTATCTGTCCAAGCAATTCCCGCGTTTGGAAATGATTCTGCAAATGAAAA
Protein-coding regions in this window:
- the gpr gene encoding GPR endopeptidase gives rise to the protein MAFRTDLAVEAIENSDKAAELRQVEQTERTLEGFSVREVDILGEEAARELGKPRGRYLTLELTALMRREEDAFPRACRALSTLLSELLPETAKSAPILVTGLGNRMITPDAIGPQAADHVIATRHLVEHEPDIFSSWRAVSALAPGVLGQTGIETGEVVQGVMDRIAPGAVIAVDALAAGRLSRLMRTVQIADTGITPGAGVGNARAAFNKETLGVPVIAVGVPTVVDGATLAHEIGAQMNGASCEALDDLSSPVMITTRDIDREVADIARMIGYSINMALHPHLSVTDIDLYLS
- a CDS encoding SdpI family protein, encoding MKKFSKMQILAWVLAVVPLIMVAAVYGRLPDQVPTHWSLDGTVTYGSKTTLWMIAGLTVPFAVLFPVLPRIDPRKKNYHKFLPSYDLFQVVMMLFMIVMSGIVIVETMRPGTVRVGNVVTGLVSLLLLILGNMLPKFRQNYFSGLKNPWTLASESVWVKTHRLGGRLMFLAGLIGLTTCFLPDRPRFAVFFTALIVAVLIPNVMSYIWFRREGESQP
- a CDS encoding autorepressor SdpR family transcription factor → MSFQQSFKALSDPIRRQILHLLRAGPMAAGDIAQRFDVSGATISHHLSILRDAGLVLDEKKGKYIYYELNMSVVDEILGWLSALKGDDES
- the rpsT gene encoding 30S ribosomal protein S20, translating into MPNIKSAKKRVKVNGAKNLNNQMAKSALKTVLKKFDGAVAAGDKVEATAQYKTAVKAVDQAAAKHLLHKNNAANKKSSLTTKLNGMA
- the spoIIP gene encoding stage II sporulation protein P; the encoded protein is MVRHRKKYRRRRTVALPASVTLCLAASLLLFSRAGGESTVRAILTDLAKNSGFVAHAVSFELGLSATSDEVFAPRAPSAARDEQADTPLSESVYIPQAEPNDAPVLSAADKAATITINNETSYSVDAAACLADPYPIRAEANGEPQVLIVHTHGSESYAPDAAFPYTPTEFERTTDIRYNVVRVGDELAGVLEKNGIKTLHCREMFDTPAYSGSYDRALEEINAEIEAHPSIKVVIDVHRDSILTDDNRAYKTSCTIDGKEMAQLMFVVGTNDGGLTHDNWRDNLRYVSGLQYELNQQHPGLMRPVNLRTQRFNQHARAGSMLVEVGSSGNTLTEALASIRLFGEVLADDLNGA
- a CDS encoding S-layer homology domain-containing protein, with the protein product MTRTRKLLAGGLLVTAVAVSGLTAALATENVSQTYAYLPDHSVYFYDVSDGYAWAHREVDALSLAGVIKGSGDHLFNPESPITRADFIVMLDRAYGMSTALDNGLIASKGAFADVPANAYYSEAITAAKAFGVANGAEGNKFNPQQNMTRQDAMVFLKRTIDRTQISLPAGSMSGFSDTAQVSGYARESVGSLVSAHVISGSGGKISPKALVTRAEMAVMLYRATHLTEQDSGTFYEKRGDVVNVCIGAQVYADVEIENYDPTVYYGELMRYSKLRQSGGTTYITLEENQPIDRTATYANGTLTLNDPAGEAGATVSYPTASNCVAIDVTHYHKIDAPTGTGGKYRYCYPSIVDGEVTAIYYTEG
- a CDS encoding MerR family transcriptional regulator — encoded protein: MLKIGEFSGLSRISVRMLRYYNELGLLRPDHVDETTGYRYYREDQLALAARIADLRDMGFGVTAIGEVIFGGDEALEHALRLRRAELIRERQELWEQLNRLEIALQRLGKDESRMKYEVSVKTLPERYVASVRGVLPVYAEEGRLWHTMMKELGMANVRQAQPCYGLGIYHDLEYRDHDVDVEIQLAVEGKHQDTEHVKFKTVPPILMASATYQGSYAKLSEVNASVAEWVRDNGYAFAGPNFTIDHVSPHDTQNPDELVTEVCYPVKKKSE
- a CDS encoding Ger(x)C family spore germination protein, translating into MKKRSLMALFAALTVLCGCAREVSPVSSLALDRLEDGYRLTAEVVRQDSLDDAAAPAYLSATGRDMPELLQNIERVLGNELYLNHAQVLLIDEAVANEGILTLADYLCQLSDVRLSLRAAVVRDGEAAALMQQDSEVFALADLLDLAAEQGTLPDMPLYRVTEVLHANGTAILPALHVDEFDQISPAGVAVFANEKLSCYLDGEMEDGFHA
- a CDS encoding TraX family protein produces the protein MELTQKKGINAFQLKLLALIIMTIDHIHYFGSSLWNVPEILTLIGRIAAPIFVFMLANGFGYTHSRGKYLLRLYIGATLMQLGNIVMNRLFPLQNNVIVMNGIFSTMALIVFYLICIEGLRGAARMRQYGRMALCILGILAPIALSFALLPLLSAAPLAANALMIFVPLPLICEGGPLFVVLGIGFYYCRKSKLATGVFYTLYCIITLLLIGLTPENIQYIFFMWLSLPFILLYNGEKGRSMKYLFYIYYPAHVYILAIAASLLGSALA
- a CDS encoding CPBP family intramembrane glutamic endopeptidase; amino-acid sequence: MKRICIYLAVTFPLTWALWGLATSGPVVTGMPMATQLMIGLGMLCPTIGVLITWLILRKREPFSLPLRPKFRGNAKSYLLAWFGPSLAVLAGALLYFLVFRNQLDPSMGFVREMGGSAAALYADGTIRASVILQIAVAVLLGPLINVIAGAGEEIGWRGLLYPALREKLSPAAACLVGGVIWGLWHAPVTMRGHNYGLDYPGFPWLGVLAMCVFCIAMGTLLHYLTVKSGSIWPASLAHAGLNALAAAPMMFLPSAATGSRLLGPSAAGLLAGLPLLATAVAWMVVENRKMAKPVPTEQPNP
- a CDS encoding spore germination protein, with amino-acid sequence MDKITFSTDLEQNIRLMQDIFQGDNTLVTRRAQSPKGLSCAVFFFDGMVNAIAINQSIIRPIVCSDRKRVSSEELAQTILQVNDSRVEIDSDKLFASFLYGDTVVFTEGESRPVVVNTKGFTMRSTQEPTNERVLSGPREGFTECFMPNLSLIRRRLNDRRLKFTFLRIGTRTNTVVCLAYLAGVCEDKLVQNLKKRLESLDPDSVLDSNYLAERIRDHRWSPFPTLGTTERPDVVAARLVEGRCAIVVDGSPVVLTAPYLLQECFQSNDDYYISFLQANLSRLLRLIGFLFSVCVPAIYTALMLYHRELIPARLLFAVSAAQRGVPLPAGWETFLLLLVLEALKEAGARTPGPMGQTMSIVGGLVLGQAAVSARFAAAPTVIVVAIAGVTGLMVPKLQTAALYLRFGLLAAGAAYGLYGVGIALAIILAMLCGMRSCSVPYLLNLVPRVSIEHEDAYVRAPWFFMRHDRFPVKKEDRH